In Ooceraea biroi isolate clonal line C1 chromosome 13, Obir_v5.4, whole genome shotgun sequence, a genomic segment contains:
- the LOC113563185 gene encoding U3 small nucleolar RNA-associated protein 18 homolog has product MKEKKQKKMSEKEEKKIARRKGFKHRRNDGETKAKKYASAKPVLYNQKFSTPLRRKRRNKYDAAEEARLEKIVFGDPSDIINNLSDNESATEDKFVDGETIGDNKDESKSEKDVADEPDQKKAAWVDDDDGAYTVNAALDAQNRKLTVARPEKLYATYLENRYKLFVGTPKWAELDKKDNTDDLDNDILKHSCHLEAPKVKNLPKNVVDVKALKALNKSAHVEGPVTSVEFHPSSTVALVAGASGVFSLFQVDGHTNGKLHSMQFQKYPISKAVFMKEGSEVLFGSQFYPYCHTYNLMNDKTYKIPLPHGITNMKQYEVSPDGKLIALCGRRGEIYLLHSATKELVHTFKMNSKCRTLAFTPNSRTLITHGDGSEMYVWDLNTRTCVNRALDNGCLTCMSLAVSPSGQFVATGSREGVVNLYKTDTVMGNRAPEPLKIMTNLVTSITSLRFNPTSEILSAASVDKHNAFRMLHLPSFTVFSNFPTLQTNIGTPQTISFSPGSGYLSISNRTGSALLYRLGHYGNY; this is encoded by the exons atgaaagagaaaaagcaaaagaaaatgagtgaaaaagaggaaaagaagattGCGCGAAGGAAAGGTTTCAAGCACAGAAGGAACGATGGTGAAACTAAGGCTAAGAAATATGCAAGTGCAAAACCAGTTTTATACAATCAAAAATTCTCAACACCTTTGAGACGGAAACGTCGAAATAAATATGACGCTGCTGAAGAAGCCAG ATTGGAGAAAATAGTTTTTGGCGATCCAAGCGacatcataaataatttatcagacAATGAATCTGCAACCGAAGACAAATTTGTTGACGGTGAGACCATAGGTGACAATAAAGACGAGAGTAAATCAGAGAAAGATGTTGCAGATGAACCGGATCAAAAGAAAGCAGCTTGGgtagacgacgacgatggtgcatatac TGTGAACGCAGCTCTGGATGCACAGAATCGCAAATTAACTGTCGCGAGGCCGGAAAAATTGTATGCGACGTACTTGGAGAACAGATACAAGCTGTTTGTGGGTACTCCAAAGTGGGCCGAGCTCGACAAGAAGGATAACACCGATGATCTAGATAACGATATTTTGAAG CATAGTTGCCACTTGGAGGCACCTAAGGTGAAGAATCTGCCGAAGAACGTCGTCGATGTCAAGGCGCTCAAAGCCTTAAATAAGAGCGCGCATGTGGAGGGTCCTGTTACGAGCGTAGAATTCCACCCGTCTTCTACGGTAGCGCTAGTTGCTGGTGCATCGGGTGTTTTCTCGCTGTTTCAG GTGGATGGTCATACAAACGGTAAACTGCATAGCATGCAATTTCAAAAGTACCCGATCAGTAAGGCAGTGTTCATGAAGGAGGGATCCGAGGTCCTGTTTGGCTCCCAATTCTATCCGTATTGCCACACTTACAATCTGATGAACGACAAGACGTATAAAATACCTTTGCCGCATGGGATTACGAACATGAAG CAATACGAGGTATCGCCCGATGGCAAATTAATCGCGTTGTGTGGAAGACGTGGCGAGATATATTTGCTGCACAGTGCCACTAAGGAGCTCGTCCACACGTTCAAGATGAACTCGAAGTGCAGGACATTAGCGTTCACGCCGAACAGCAGAACGCTCATCACGCACGGTG ACGGCAGTGAGATGTATGTGTGGGACCTCAACACTCGCACGTGCGTGAACCGTGCTCTGGACAACGGGTGCTTGACCTGCATGTCGCTCGCCGTGTCACCGAGCGGCCAGTTCGTGGCCACGGGCAGCAGGGAGGGTGTGGTCAACCTCTATAAAACGGACACGGTGATGGGGAACCGGGCGCCCGAACCGTTGAAGATCATGACGAATCTCGTGACTAGCATCACGAGCTTGAGGTTCAATCCGACGTCGGAGATACTGAGCGCGGCGTCCGTCGACAAGCACAATGCATTCAGGATGCTGCACCTACCGTCGTTCACCGTGTTCTCCAACTTCCCGACGTTGCAAACTAACATAGGCACGCCGCAGACGATCAGCTTCTCCCCCGGCAGCGGCTACCTCAGCATATCGAACAGAACGGGTTCCGCGCTGTTGTACAGACTCGGACATTACGGGAATTATTGA